In Lolium rigidum isolate FL_2022 chromosome 3, APGP_CSIRO_Lrig_0.1, whole genome shotgun sequence, the genomic window TCGGACAACTATATGCTTTGATGGTGTGAGTGATTTGTATGATGATTGTGAACCGTTTGCCGTgaaggctttatttataaagccgggTCATGAGACCTTTTGTTTAAAAAAATTAATGTCATTGATACGTATGTGTGAGTTCTCAAAAAACTGAACAATAGTAACTGGCTAAGTTGGCGGGACGGCTGAGAGGGCATAGCCATGTTTAGAGAAATATGATAGTGGAAATAAACTTCCTAATTATATAGAATTGTTGTTGAGAGCAACACCTCATTTTTGTGACTAGTAGATGTCGCGAACGTTTGTATGTACGTCCCCCGTGAGCATCCTCTCTTGGTTTCATCCATGTGCTGGGAAGAATATCACGAACTCACAATAAATATCATCACTTATTAATGTGTATTTGACAACAAGTGTAAGCTCTGGAAGTAACGCTCCAAGAAGGTCGCATCAGTTAGGTATAGTTAGGCAGCTTGCAGAGCACCGTACAGGAAATAGCATTTATGTTGTTTCCCCTTATAATGTACTCTATTCGTCCACGAATTACCTTATGTTTGTCTCTTGTTTAAgggtaatttttttttaaaaaaattaaccaACTTTTAAAACAAAAATTAGAAACATATATGACATTAAATTACTATATAAAACAATAGTATTTTAAGATGGACTTAGTAATACTAATTTAATATCCTAATTGTTGCTCTTTTCCTAAAATATGGTCAAATCAAATTTAGTTTGACTTATCTAAAAGCTAAACGTACACTTATTCGGACGGATGATTACAGACCAAGAACAAGTTGTTGTAGTACTTCACTCAAGTTTGTCGTGAGTATTGAAGAATTTTAAATGTACACCCAAACTAAGGAATAATGAGAGGCAAGCACTCGCTATCTGTTTTCTAGAATGAATTATTATGCGACCAATAGGTGCACCAAAATGATTGTGTAATTTGTGTTAGGTAAATATTTGTCAGATACCTAGTTACGCAACTAGTCACTCTCACTAATTTGGTATGTGAAAGAACCAATAATTAACTGCCTAACTGAAAGCCTGCATATTTCTAACCTGCCGAAAACAAAGCATGACATGCAGCAAGGTTCCACTATTCTCCAGTTGGAAACCAGAActttaagggcatgtacaatgggatgACGTCTGCCTTCCCTTAGAGCCGCCACGTATGATATttgctgagttggaggagagagaatagagaaagagaaggttgtcttcccttagctaagggatgatctcttagaaaataagagAAGATAATTTGCTCCATTGTACCACATGCCTTCCCTTAGCAGCCTATTTTCCTACCAAAATTAATTGATTCTTATTAATTGCAAGAGATAACACAAAGAGACGATGCATTGTACACGTTATCGTTAGTGTCCTCTCTAGATGATGTGGATAGCTAAGAGAAGACGTGCCTTCTctatcattgtacatgccctaagaacatgtacaatggggtgatgtcagcctttTCTTACGCCTGCCATGTagaatttttgcttagttggaggagggagaaggaagaaAGAGAATGTTGTCTTttcttagctaagggatgatctcttatgaaataagagaagactattttctccattgtacgaCTTGTATTCCCTTAGACACACAATTtcctactaaaaataattaattctTATTTATTATAAGGGATGataataagagataatgcattgtatctcTAATATTTATCACCTTCTCTAAATGATATGGATTACTAAGAGAAAGCATGTCTTttcctaccattgtacatgccctaactagCAAGGCGCTGAGCATTTGACAACTGGGCCATCTTCATCGTGACATAAAATGGCATAGTGGATTGAAAGGCAGAGGGGCAGGAATGAGCTATACAACTTAACCGTGACAACCGTAAATCTTGCAACGCTACGACGTTGCCCAAATACTAAGATGTCTGGCCAGAACCGTTAGGTTGACTATGTCGCGGCCGGCGGTTCTAGAAGCCTGCTGCAGTCGCCATGGAAAAGAGACCGACGATTAACACTTCAAAACTGAGTCAATACCGACGAAGATACGACGCGTTAGTGTTCGCGAGGCGTGCTCTAATGGAGTACTCCACGTACGGTAGTAATACTCCACTTGGCAGGAGGCACATGTATTCATACCCGTCTGACGCACGCATTCGGCTTCCACCAGCTCTCGTCGTGTACCAATGAAGTGGCAAGGAAACCACAACGTTCATTATCCAATGTCAACTTCCATAACAGGTAAAGTCTAGTCTATGTAGGGACCAAGCTCAAGGCGGCTACACAGATATATCCAACACTTGAGGTTCAAGTGCAAGCCACTTGAGGTCGACACTACTGCCCTCTTTCTCCATGTATGTAGCAAAGCACTCCCCCTAGCTAGTTCTTCTCTCGTGCTCCTCTCAGTACAGTTCATTAACAAGAACATGGGAGGTGTCTACATTTTCAACGCATCCATCTCCTTCCTTCTCATACTCTCCACTGCTCTTGCAAACGATcatagcagcagcaacaacatccTTGCAAGAGGCTCCTCCATCTCCACCAAGGACGACACCAGTATCACCATCCTCGTGTCGCCCAATGGCGCCTTCGCCTGCGGCTTCTACAAGGTCGCCACCAACGCCTTCACGTTCTCCATCTGGTTCTCCGGCTTGTCCACCGTCGCATGGACGGCCAACCGCGACGCTCCAGTGAACGGGAAAGGGTCCAGCCTCACCTTCCACAAGGACGGGAGCTTGGTCCTTCGTGACTACAACGACAAGCCTGTCTGGAGCACCAACACAAGCAGTGCGGCCGGTGCCAGCCACGCGGAGCTTCTCGACACCGGCAACCTCGTCGTCATAGACCCCGACGGCAGGCACCTCTGGAGGAGCTTCGACTCGCCAACCGACACACTTCTGCCGTTGCAGCCCATGACTCGGGGTGCAAACCTGGTATCTGCATCTGCTAGGGGTTTACTTTCTTCCGGGCTCTTTACCTTTTTCTTTGACAGTGACAACGTGCTGAAGCTTATCTACTATGGCCCAGAGACCAGCAGCTTATACTGGCCTGACCCTTACAAAACTTCGTTGGACAACGCTAGGGTTACTTACAACAGTACACGATATGGGGTTCTGGATCAGAAGGGCAAGTTTCTAGCTAGCGATGGGCTTAGCTTCGAATCGTCTGATCTTGGTCATGACATGGTCATGAGGAGATTGACTCTGGATTACGACGGAAACCTTAGGCTGTATAGCCTGGACGCAAGCAGCGGTAGTTGGTCGGTTTCTTGGATGGCACTTCGTCAAGTTTGCGATATACATGGCCTGTGTGGCCAAAACAGCTTCTGCACAAGCACACCAAAGCTCCCGTACTGTTCTTGTATCCCAGGCTTCAAAATGAATGACCCTGGCGACTGGAGCAAGGGGTGTAGGCGCAACGTGAACTTAACAGCCAAAAGAGAAGGAGGCAAGGGGGCAACCAAAGATTTCTCATTCGTCAGACTCGACACAACTGACTTCTACGGGTATGACGTTGAAATCATTAATTCAGTGCCAGTATTTGATTGTAGAAATAAATGCTTGGACAGCGTAGATTGCCAAGCTTTTGGTTACAAAAGGGGATTAGGCTCGTGTTTCTTGAAGATCTTTCTTTTCAATGGCAAGATGCTGCAATCCTTTGATAATTTCATCTATGTGAAAGTTCCCAAAACCAACACAACGTTGCCTTCACAAGAATTAGCTTCTGGACCAGCCCATGTTTGCAAGCTTGCCGAGGAAGAGGCGTATCCTTCATCACAGCTGGTCCAAGGTGACACTTCCAAATTCAAGTTTGGATCATTCCTCTCTTCTGCATTGACACTGCTTGTTGTTGAAGTAGTTCTTATCATTGGCGGTTGTTGTGTTGTTTACAAATGGGAAAAAACACCCGAGATTACAGATGATGTAGGCTACATGATAATTTCCAGCCAGTTTCGAATGTTTAGCTACAAGGAGTTACAGAAAGCAACCAATCATTTCCAACAAGAGCTGGGCAGTGGAGGATCAGGAGCAGTTTACATGGGAGTCCTCGATGATGAAAGGAAGGTCGCAGTGAAGAAGCTAAATGATATCATCCAAGGAGACCAAGAATTTAGGTCTGAGTTGAGTGTTATAGGAAGAATTTATCATTTGAATCTGATCACAATCTGGGGATTTTGTGCCGAGAAGAACCACAAGCTCTTGGTTTCCGAGTTCATTGAAAATGGTTCTTTAGACAGAATTCTGTTTGATCATCAGGGCTTTTCTCCTGTGCTCCAATGGCACCAAAGGTACAATATTGCACTTGGAGTAGCAAAAGGACTAGCCTATCTCCACCATGAGTGTCTTGAATGGATAGTGCACTGTGATGTCAAACCAGAGAACATATTGTTAGATAAAGACTTTGAGCCCAAGATTGCAGATTTTGGACTGGTGCAGCTACTGAAACGAGAATCAAGCACACAAATGTTGTCTAGGGTGCATGGAACTAGGGGATATATTGCACCAGAATGGGCTCTAAATCTTCCAATCACTGGTAAGGCTGATGTTTACAGCTATGGAGTAGTGCTTCTTGAATTAGTGAAGGGGATCCGTGTCTCTGAATGGGTGGTTGAGGGCCAGGAGGAGGTGGAAATGGCTGTTAGATGCTCTACTGAGATTATTAAGGAGAAGTTAGCAAACGAGGATCAGTCATGGCTTCTGGAGTTTGTTGACTACAAACTGCATGGAGATTTTAACCATTCACAAGTTATCATGCTACTTAAGATTGCAGTATCATGTGTGGAAGAGGAGCGCCGCAACAGACCAAGCATGGGCCATGTGGTGCAAACTTTGCATGCACAGATGGAATAATGTTCCCTACCATAATTACCATCGTTACAAAGAGGTGATATTGTACTGTGTGACTGGTGTGAAAATAATTCAATGTGATCTTGCACAGATAAGTAAATAAATTTTATCAGCATACATCCCCGCACCAAACCCTCCcagccctaaccgccgccgccgccgccggtagcgccgccggggcaaagacccaaggggcgtggcggcggcgggggcccttcctcgtcgatgcatggtggacggcggccggatctcccctcctcgacgcatGGCGGACCGACATGCGCGGatgtgatgggcggcggcggcctgcgctgcgccccttctgccgtcggctctcccctggtggaccggccggcgcggatgggatgggcggcggcggcctgcgctgcggtctccctcgtcccgtcggctctccgtagcactccggcaggggctggtggtgggcggcggccaggcccttgGCATGCGCCAATTccccccccccgcctctcgtcggtgagtggaggcgatctcgggcttcacccgcgacacgaggtcgcccggggcagaagccttgggtacgacggtggaggtgaccctcttcttcgccggagagggtcggcctgcggttggtggtggtggatctatcgatctatcaccgcgttccggcggcgagatggagaagcatggaagccggcgacggtgtcgccggtggagggttggagtggccagcccgggatggtcgccgacgtgggggtctgacctgaataaaggtggtggtcctagggtctctcttgcgtgaagaggaagacctaccggattcCCGGACTCGTGAttattgagttccggaaggctccgccggcgaatgtaacagtgctttttgcctggagtttgctggatcggtggtattcggtcgtgcgcacccatgcttttattccgaccgattggttctggagggagcggcgcgaagctctttttctgtgttgacatcaagtgactatggatccatgatgaaagtcggaagaagagaagttcatgaaggccggaggggaggactagctaagggaggttcaagtctccgcgctgttgagggacttgcttggtgttccgggcttcacagcagcggtatgaaagtgtggGCGACAACACAAGTAaaattcagagtcctacctttcagggtgaaaatccaaggtctggccttaactggttgtgcctgacaatgaccttgttggaagcattgttttgagagcgaggatTATCTTCAGGGTAAAAacataagatcgttgatcgggcgacgacggtgtttgagcattgttcacttcttggaggcgtcgtttttggagagtctgtatttcaggtgttgtcttggcggtggatgtattgctgttgttaggcccgaaatactgtagcgggacttttgtttcttagttttcttttcctttttttttggctttgtgcatccgtagtgccattagggtggtgcattgttgcagaggatgagtgtaattgatatctttttgatattaatatattccctttatcgaaaaaacatatctttactattaaatttgaACAGGTGAGTTCCTGGTATCACACATAGGCCAGTTTTTGTTAATTTTTTATATGGGCAAGAGATATTTTTACAGGCCCGAAGTCATATGTGGgcaaaaataataatttaaacCACTTCCACGTGGAAAAAAAATATGACACAAAAAGTTAGTACTTAGAGCCTGATGAATGAATTTCGTTCATACCGACTCGTTATGTGCGTCACATTAATTCGCTCGGCTGGGGTTCTCTATGCATGGACCATTGACAGgggaaaaaccaaaaaaaatcttGACACAAAGAAGTCGTACCCAGCGTGTGATGAACGAATATCGTTCATAATGGAAGCAATCGCCTATAAGACAAATGTGTTCACACATGTTGCTTGAAATTTTATATCTGTCTCCTTTTGGTTCATGGCAGAGTATCATCGATCGGTTTAAGTTCATGGAGAATGGAAGGAAACAGCACCGAGTGCATTCAGTACTTGAGAAAATTGGTCAAATTACGTTAGGAATTATGCTACTTTCCTATATCCACGCAACGAGGATAGATGGTCATGGTATATGTAAAGTggtcaccattagacttaatacggttgcggatcatgttgttttaccatcgcagatagcctttatgcaaggacgtaatatccttgatggagtggcggttttgcatgagacggtacatgagatgcattctaagaaattaaatggggttattttaaaacttgattttgagaaggcatataataaagttaaatggtctttacttcaacagacactcaggatgaaaggcttTTCGCCTGAGTGACGAGCTCTAATTAATGAtttcgtgtatggaggtagtgttgcaatccgggttaa contains:
- the LOC124701966 gene encoding putative receptor protein kinase ZmPK1; its protein translation is MGGVYIFNASISFLLILSTALANDHSSSNNILARGSSISTKDDTSITILVSPNGAFACGFYKVATNAFTFSIWFSGLSTVAWTANRDAPVNGKGSSLTFHKDGSLVLRDYNDKPVWSTNTSSAAGASHAELLDTGNLVVIDPDGRHLWRSFDSPTDTLLPLQPMTRGANLVSASARGLLSSGLFTFFFDSDNVLKLIYYGPETSSLYWPDPYKTSLDNARVTYNSTRYGVLDQKGKFLASDGLSFESSDLGHDMVMRRLTLDYDGNLRLYSLDASSGSWSVSWMALRQVCDIHGLCGQNSFCTSTPKLPYCSCIPGFKMNDPGDWSKGCRRNVNLTAKREGGKGATKDFSFVRLDTTDFYGYDVEIINSVPVFDCRNKCLDSVDCQAFGYKRGLGSCFLKIFLFNGKMLQSFDNFIYVKVPKTNTTLPSQELASGPAHVCKLAEEEAYPSSQLVQGDTSKFKFGSFLSSALTLLVVEVVLIIGGCCVVYKWEKTPEITDDVGYMIISSQFRMFSYKELQKATNHFQQELGSGGSGAVYMGVLDDERKVAVKKLNDIIQGDQEFRSELSVIGRIYHLNLITIWGFCAEKNHKLLVSEFIENGSLDRILFDHQGFSPVLQWHQRYNIALGVAKGLAYLHHECLEWIVHCDVKPENILLDKDFEPKIADFGLVQLLKRESSTQMLSRVHGTRGYIAPEWALNLPITGKADVYSYGVVLLELVKGIRVSEWVVEGQEEVEMAVRCSTEIIKEKLANEDQSWLLEFVDYKLHGDFNHSQVIMLLKIAVSCVEEERRNRPSMGHVVQTLHAQME